Genomic segment of Myxococcales bacterium:
CTGTACGCCGAGGCAATGACCTCAGGAGAGGCACCCTTTGAAACTTGAAGAACTTCGTAGTAGGAGCGATCCTTCATTCCACTCCTTTTATCGCGGTCTTCAAAAAAAAGTTGCTTAAAATTTTCTCAAATCAAAATTTCTACGGAACTACCTTTGACATCTGGTCGAAGACAAACCGCATAAAACGGCTCTTGTCCGTAATCGGCATCCCCCTTAGCATGACGCCGGTTTCGTAGCTGGTGTTCGAAATCTTGTTCTGCCAGACAACCTCTCCCTCGGATTTTATCGTATCCCCATCCCCCAGCTGAATCTCGAGCTCCAACAGACTCCCATTTTCCAGCTTCGTAGGAGTCATGAGGCGCAAACCACCCTCGCTGATATCGCTCGATATCGCCTCGCGCGGATCGGCCGGCGGGGCATCCGCATGACCGAGAAGGCGGTAGCTTATGGTTAAGGCGAGATCCAGACGGGCGTACTTTCTTCTCTCGATTCCCTGTGCCAATTAAAACCTCCGTTATTGAGAAGCGTATAGCCTTTCAGATCCGCATTGACAACCAGTTTGTGAGCACCTAACCAGTCCGACCATGATCGACCTTTCCATAGTGCTAGTCTCCCCCCAGGGGGCCGCCAACATAGGGGCCGCCGCAAGGGCCATGAAAAATTTCGGCTTTTGCGATATGCGCCTTGTGGATCCGGTCGAGCACCTGACCAGCGAGGCCTACACATGGGCCCTTGGAGCCAAAGACCTCCTCGAGAGCGCAAAGGTATTCTCATCCATTCCCGAAGCCGTAGGTGACAGAAATCACGCGATGGCATTCACAAGGAGGATAGGGAAATCGAGACGCGGCGACATGCTGCTGGACGAGGCGGCCCTATTCATACGTTCAAATCCGGAGAAGAGATTCGCCCTTCTGTTCGGACGCGAGGACAAGGGACTGAATAATGATCAGGTCGAGATGTGCGACTGCGTGGTAACAATCCCAACATCGGAAATGTTCCCATCTATAAACCTCGCACAATCGGTAATTTTAGCCTGCCACGCCGTATATGCGAAATTCAATGAAAACACGGTAAATGTGGCCGCGGGAGCCGCCCCGGAATACCTCAGAAATGAATATATTTCCCATGATAAGATCGCGAAACTCATCGTTCGACTGGAGAAAACCCTCAGTGCGCTCCAGTATGAAGACGAGCCGGACAACCCACTTAAAACCAAAATACTTAATCAATTCAGCAGGTTGTTTGGAAGGGCCGGGGTAATGCAGCGCGACCTTCAGATGTTCGAAGGGCTGATGGCTAGGATCGATGGGGTCGCGTCGGGTAAGTTAGTGAAATAAAAAATGTTCTTGCATGAAAAGCAGCTTTGACATAGTTTCCCCCGGCTTTTGGTTTTTTACAAATATCGTTTTGAGCGTCGGCGTAGTAATGGTTTACGCGCTTAGATGCTCGAAACAGGAAGGAAAGGAAGGAAGTGTATGGCAAAAGGAACGGTTAAGTGGTTCAACGACGCAAAGGGTTTTGGTTTCATCGAACCGGAAGAAGGTGGCGAGGATATCTTCGTCCATTTCTCCGCAGTCCAGAGCGAAGGCTTCAAGACCTTGCGCGAGGGGCAGAAGGTCCAGTTCGAAGTCGTCAACGGACCAAAGGGCTTGCAGGCGGCCAACGTAGTACCGGAAATAGGCTGATATTTACGGAACCTAAAAATCAAAGATCCCCGGTCGGAAGGCCGGGGATTTTTTATTGGAGATTTTTCCGGGAACACATACCCGCCAAGATTGACTGTGGACCATGGACAATTGACTATCGACCAAAACATCAAGGAGCTAGAATCTAGAAGTGAGAAGGGAGATTTCTACAGGCAAGATTTTTCTAGCTTCTAGCCTCTCGCTTCTGGCTTCTGTTTTTCCCAGTCACGGTCGTTACGGGATCCCCGATAAAAGCACTCGGGAATGACAATCACGCCGTCATTCCCGCGGCACTAAGCCGCCGCTACCGCGGGGTTCCAACCGTTCACCAGTTACGAGTCACGGCAGTTACGGGAGGGGGTCGAATCATGATCCCTGATCGCTGATCTTTGATCCGCCTTTTGTAAGACTAACTTATATCCGCAAATAATCGTTATTAAGATCAGAATCAGGATTAAGATTAAGATTAAGATTAAGATTAAGATTAGGATCAAGATTAAGATGGGTACATTTCAGATACATAGGTAACAGTTGATTATTGGGACATGGGTGACACAAATAGGGGTCTAATGGTCCATCGTCAATCGTCACCGAGATTCCCGCCTGCGGCGAGGCAGGCTGAAATCCTCAATGAATATCGCCAAGTAATGCTTGAACAGTACGGGGCAAATAGTAGAATGCAGCGTTTAAATGGGATCTCTGGCAAATCGCTCCCAAAAAGGAGATAGACGTGAGCATACTTATCGTAGGAGGGGGAGAAATTGGACAGTTCATCGCCGAACAACTCATCCGCGAAAACAAGGAAGTCGTCATTATAGAGAAGAACGAGCGCATCATAAGTGAGATCGAGGAGGGGCTGGACGCCAAGTTCATCCTCGGCAACGGGGCCGCCCCGAGCACGTTGCACGAAGCAGGGCTCAAGGATGCCGAGATGCTCATCGCCGTCACGGACAGCGACGAGGTCAATATCCTCGCCACGATCTTCGCCGGAATCGAGGCTCCACAGGCAATCAGAATAGCGCGAATCAGAAATCCGGAATTCGATGTCGAAGAAAAAAGAATTCAGTCCAACCTTCACGTCAACCTGATGATAAACCCGGACAAAGAATCCGCGGGAGCCATAATGAGGGTGCTCCAAGTCCCAGGCGCATCCGACATCATCGACTTTTTCGACGGTGAGTTCAAAATCGTAGGAACCAAAGTAAAGCCATCGAGCCAGATCCTGGGAATGAAACTCAAGGATCTCCATCTTCTCAAAGATGAAGGGAGCTTTCTGCTGGCCGCCCTCTATCGTAGTAGCACTCTGATCGTCCCGGACGGAAATGATGAAATAAAGCTGGGAGATGTCATCTACTTTGCATCGCATTCCAACAGGGTATTCGAAGGGATGAGGCTCTTGGGGCACAAGCACGAAAAGATCGACGACATAATGATACATGGTGGAGGATACATAGGGCGCAATCTCGCCGAGTCACTGGAAAAGGCGGGGGCGAGGGTCAAACTCATTGAGCCGGATCCGCAGCTCTGTTCCACCGCAAGCCGCAACCTCAGCAAAACTCTCATTCTAAACGCCCACGGAACCGACCAGAGCCTGCTGATAGAGGAAAACATCGGGGAGATGGATGCCTTCATATCCGTCACCAAGGACGACGAGGACAACATCATCAGCGCGCTTCTCGCAAAACGCCTGGGATGCCCCGTAGGAATAGCCCTGTCACACAAGGCAGCCTACCAACCCCTGATCTCTTCGATAGGGATAGACGTCGTCATTAATCCTCGCCAGATTGCCAACAACACAATCCTGCATTTCATCAGGAAAGGTCGCGTGCTGCACGTTTCCACGCTTGCGGAGTCCGCGGAGATCATCGAGGTCGAGGCGCTCGAAACTTCCGAACTCGTCGGAAAACCCCTGCACAAGATGAAATTGCCTGATGACGTGCTTATTCTCTCTATAAAAAGAAAAGGACGGATCATCGTACCGTGGGGGGATACAGTTATAGAGGCGGGAGATCATGTCCTCATAATAGCCCACAGGAACTCGGTAAAAAAACTCGAGAGATTTCTGACCGTAAGCCTGGAGTACTTCTAGATGAGAGCGCGACTCGTAATAGGGGCAATTTCT
This window contains:
- a CDS encoding cold-shock protein, which produces MAKGTVKWFNDAKGFGFIEPEEGGEDIFVHFSAVQSEGFKTLREGQKVQFEVVNGPKGLQAANVVPEIG
- a CDS encoding PilZ domain-containing protein; amino-acid sequence: MAQGIERRKYARLDLALTISYRLLGHADAPPADPREAISSDISEGGLRLMTPTKLENGSLLELEIQLGDGDTIKSEGEVVWQNKISNTSYETGVMLRGMPITDKSRFMRFVFDQMSKVVP
- a CDS encoding TrmJ/YjtD family RNA methyltransferase → MIDLSIVLVSPQGAANIGAAARAMKNFGFCDMRLVDPVEHLTSEAYTWALGAKDLLESAKVFSSIPEAVGDRNHAMAFTRRIGKSRRGDMLLDEAALFIRSNPEKRFALLFGREDKGLNNDQVEMCDCVVTIPTSEMFPSINLAQSVILACHAVYAKFNENTVNVAAGAAPEYLRNEYISHDKIAKLIVRLEKTLSALQYEDEPDNPLKTKILNQFSRLFGRAGVMQRDLQMFEGLMARIDGVASGKLVK
- the trkA gene encoding Trk system potassium transporter TrkA → MSILIVGGGEIGQFIAEQLIRENKEVVIIEKNERIISEIEEGLDAKFILGNGAAPSTLHEAGLKDAEMLIAVTDSDEVNILATIFAGIEAPQAIRIARIRNPEFDVEEKRIQSNLHVNLMINPDKESAGAIMRVLQVPGASDIIDFFDGEFKIVGTKVKPSSQILGMKLKDLHLLKDEGSFLLAALYRSSTLIVPDGNDEIKLGDVIYFASHSNRVFEGMRLLGHKHEKIDDIMIHGGGYIGRNLAESLEKAGARVKLIEPDPQLCSTASRNLSKTLILNAHGTDQSLLIEENIGEMDAFISVTKDDEDNIISALLAKRLGCPVGIALSHKAAYQPLISSIGIDVVINPRQIANNTILHFIRKGRVLHVSTLAESAEIIEVEALETSELVGKPLHKMKLPDDVLILSIKRKGRIIVPWGDTVIEAGDHVLIIAHRNSVKKLERFLTVSLEYF